A genomic window from Pseudomonadota bacterium includes:
- a CDS encoding CBS domain-containing protein — translation MTVARILDRKGATTVTVRSDTTVTESIQLLSQHNIGALVVSDDGVSVAGILSERDIIRGLSQSGPSLFKRPVGEIMIREVETCSPRDTTVSLLARMTKQRIRHMPVVKAGQLTGIVSIGDVVKLRLDDLAKDNESMRDYISH, via the coding sequence ATGACAGTTGCACGGATCCTCGATCGAAAGGGCGCGACCACGGTGACCGTTCGATCGGACACCACTGTTACGGAATCGATTCAGCTTCTTTCCCAGCACAACATCGGCGCATTGGTAGTGAGCGACGACGGTGTTTCCGTGGCCGGAATATTGTCTGAGCGGGATATCATCCGCGGGCTTAGCCAATCGGGCCCCTCGTTATTTAAACGGCCTGTCGGCGAGATCATGATCCGTGAGGTGGAGACCTGCTCGCCACGGGACACGACCGTGAGCCTGCTTGCGCGAATGACCAAGCAGCGCATACGCCACATGCCGGTTGTGAAAGCTGGCCAACTCACCGGAATCGTTAGCATAGGCGATGTGGTCAAGCTACGTCTCGACGACCTGGCAAAGGATAACGAATCGATGCGTGATTACATCTCGCATTGA
- a CDS encoding dodecin encodes MSDNVYKVIRLVGSSSSSIEEAIQNAIKKSSKTLKNLRWFKVIETRGHIENDKVDHFQVTLEVGFTLEN; translated from the coding sequence ATGAGCGATAATGTGTACAAAGTGATTCGTCTCGTCGGCTCCTCTTCGTCAAGCATCGAGGAGGCCATTCAGAACGCGATCAAGAAGTCTTCCAAGACACTGAAAAACTTACGCTGGTTCAAGGTCATCGAGACACGCGGGCATATCGAGAACGACAAGGTTGATCACTTCCAGGTAACGCTGGAGGTGGGGTTCACGCTGGAGAATTAA
- a CDS encoding molybdopterin-dependent oxidoreductase: protein MSAPVRTTCPYCGVGCGVLVRRDPGGKVVLAGDRGHPANFGRLCSKGAALAETLSHDGRLLYPRLGGRRIDWPSAIATVADGFSRAMDRHGPEAVAFYVSGQLLTEDYYVANKLMKGFIGAANIDTNSRLCMASTVAGHTRAFGSDTVPGCYEDIEEADLVVLTGSNLAWCHPVLFQRLSEARERRGTRVVAIDPRRTVTCQIADLHMPLKPGSDVLLWNGLLAHLAQAAALDRSFIESHTQGFVEALAAARNEAGEIAAIAAGTCLNPDDLARFFDWFATTEKTVTVFSQGVNQSAQGTDKVNAILNCHLATGRIGRPGMGPFSATGQPNAMGGREVGGLANQLAAHMGFEDAALARVARFWQAPRIARGPGRKAVDMFQAVAEGRIKAIWIMATNPAVSLPETDKVRRGLEACEMVVVSDCVAETDTTRYADVLLPAAAWGEKDGTVTNSERTISRQRRFIDPPGEARPDWWIVTQVARRMGWTEQFAYESPADIFREHAALSGFENQGDRRFDIGGLAEITDSEYDAFAPVQWPLPKANDGKRKAGGASPKRLFADGGFATPDTRARFVAVSQTPSGHAPGVEFPLVLNTGRVRDQWHTMTRTGKSPRLAVTEPEPFAEVHPGDAEKFGLSDGGLARIANQNGEILIRVRLSAGQQPGSVFVPMHWSDAFTGNSVIGRLVPARTDPISGQPDSKNARVRISPFAAGWSGFLISRRECRPRDVDYWCRHAAEQCFVYELAGAHLPDAIDGWAGDLLEAAATDELIRFRDPTHGIWRWVKLHAIGLDACLFVSRSEALPERDWLLELFRHDRIDASAQRVLLGGAAPTPGADEGRIVCACFGVGLKRLVAAIGERKLTSVEAIGQALKAGTNCGSCLPELKELLGHTRPNAA, encoded by the coding sequence TTGAGCGCGCCGGTTCGCACCACTTGCCCCTATTGCGGCGTCGGCTGTGGCGTCCTTGTCCGGCGCGACCCCGGCGGCAAAGTCGTGCTCGCCGGCGACCGCGGGCATCCGGCCAATTTCGGGCGACTGTGTTCGAAGGGCGCGGCGTTGGCCGAGACCCTAAGCCATGACGGCCGGCTGCTTTATCCGCGCCTGGGCGGACGGCGGATCGATTGGCCGTCGGCCATCGCCACCGTTGCCGATGGCTTCAGCCGGGCGATGGATCGGCACGGCCCCGAGGCCGTCGCCTTTTATGTTTCGGGTCAGCTTCTGACCGAAGATTACTACGTCGCCAACAAGTTGATGAAAGGCTTCATCGGCGCCGCCAATATCGACACCAATTCACGGTTGTGCATGGCGTCCACCGTGGCCGGCCATACCCGCGCCTTCGGCTCGGACACCGTTCCCGGCTGTTACGAAGATATCGAAGAGGCCGATCTCGTGGTGCTGACGGGCTCGAACCTGGCCTGGTGCCACCCGGTCTTGTTTCAAAGGCTGAGCGAGGCGCGCGAGCGCCGCGGCACGCGGGTTGTCGCCATCGACCCGCGGCGCACCGTCACTTGCCAAATCGCTGACTTGCATATGCCGCTCAAGCCGGGCAGCGACGTGCTGCTTTGGAACGGGCTGCTGGCCCATCTCGCTCAAGCGGCAGCCCTCGATCGAAGCTTCATCGAGTCGCATACCCAAGGCTTCGTTGAAGCCCTTGCCGCCGCCCGCAACGAGGCCGGCGAGATCGCCGCGATCGCCGCCGGCACTTGCCTTAACCCCGACGATCTTGCGCGCTTCTTCGACTGGTTCGCCACCACCGAAAAGACCGTTACGGTTTTTTCCCAAGGCGTCAATCAGTCGGCGCAAGGCACGGACAAGGTCAACGCCATCCTGAATTGCCATCTCGCCACGGGCCGCATCGGCCGTCCCGGCATGGGACCCTTTTCCGCCACCGGTCAGCCCAATGCCATGGGCGGGCGCGAGGTCGGTGGGCTGGCCAACCAGCTTGCCGCCCATATGGGCTTCGAGGACGCCGCCCTCGCCCGCGTCGCCCGCTTCTGGCAAGCGCCCCGCATCGCGCGCGGGCCGGGCCGCAAGGCCGTCGATATGTTCCAGGCCGTGGCCGAGGGGCGGATCAAGGCGATCTGGATCATGGCGACCAACCCGGCGGTTAGCTTGCCCGAAACCGACAAGGTCCGGCGCGGACTCGAGGCTTGTGAGATGGTCGTCGTCTCGGATTGCGTCGCCGAGACCGACACCACGCGCTATGCCGATGTTCTTTTGCCCGCCGCTGCTTGGGGTGAAAAGGACGGCACGGTGACCAATTCCGAGCGGACAATCTCGCGCCAGCGGCGTTTTATCGACCCGCCGGGCGAAGCGCGCCCGGATTGGTGGATCGTCACCCAAGTGGCGCGCCGCATGGGGTGGACCGAGCAATTCGCGTACGAATCGCCGGCCGACATTTTTCGCGAGCACGCCGCCCTTTCGGGTTTTGAAAATCAAGGCGACCGCAGATTCGACATCGGCGGCTTGGCCGAAATCACGGATTCGGAATACGACGCTTTCGCGCCCGTGCAATGGCCGCTGCCAAAGGCGAACGATGGGAAGCGCAAGGCAGGCGGTGCAAGCCCGAAACGCCTCTTCGCCGATGGCGGATTTGCGACGCCGGACACCCGCGCGCGATTCGTCGCCGTTTCGCAAACGCCGTCGGGCCACGCGCCAGGGGTCGAGTTTCCGCTTGTGCTCAATACCGGCCGGGTTCGCGACCAGTGGCACACCATGACCCGAACCGGAAAATCGCCGCGCCTCGCCGTAACCGAGCCCGAGCCGTTTGCCGAAGTTCACCCCGGCGACGCCGAAAAATTCGGTCTCAGCGACGGCGGGCTTGCCCGAATCGCAAACCAAAACGGTGAAATTCTCATCCGCGTTCGCCTGAGCGCAGGCCAGCAGCCCGGCTCAGTTTTCGTTCCGATGCATTGGAGCGATGCCTTTACCGGAAATTCGGTCATTGGCCGTTTGGTGCCGGCGCGGACTGACCCGATCTCGGGCCAGCCCGATTCGAAAAACGCCCGGGTGCGTATTTCGCCTTTTGCCGCCGGCTGGAGCGGTTTCCTGATCTCGCGGCGGGAATGTCGGCCGCGCGACGTTGACTATTGGTGCCGCCATGCGGCCGAACAATGCTTCGTTTACGAACTCGCCGGCGCGCACCTTCCCGATGCCATCGACGGCTGGGCCGGCGATCTTCTCGAGGCCGCCGCCACCGATGAACTCATCCGTTTCCGCGACCCGACACACGGGATTTGGCGCTGGGTGAAGCTCCACGCCATCGGGCTGGATGCCTGTCTTTTCGTCTCGCGCAGCGAAGCGCTTCCCGAGCGCGATTGGCTGTTGGAATTGTTTCGGCACGATCGCATTGACGCATCCGCGCAGCGTGTGTTGCTTGGCGGCGCCGCGCCAACGCCAGGAGCGGACGAAGGGCGGATTGTTTGCGCCTGCTTTGGCGTCGGTCTCAAGCGGTTGGTCGCCGCTATCGGCGAGCGCAAGCTCACCAGTGTCGAAGCCATCGGGCAAGCGCTTAAGGCCGGCACCAACTGCGGCTCTTGCCTGCCCGAACTCAAGGAGTTGCTCGGCCATACCCGCCCTAACGCCGCCTGA
- the nirD gene encoding nitrite reductase small subunit NirD → MTDWTEICPLEQIPRLGARVLPTPGGNISLFRTSDDRVFALTDRCPHRGGPLSQGIVHDHFVTCPLHDFVIDLTTGKAVAPDEGCANSYPVRVEQGMVLISLDRPETATEAA, encoded by the coding sequence ATGACCGACTGGACCGAAATTTGCCCTCTCGAACAAATCCCGCGGCTCGGCGCGCGGGTCCTGCCCACGCCTGGCGGCAATATCAGCCTGTTTCGCACCAGCGACGACCGCGTATTCGCGCTGACCGACCGTTGCCCGCATCGCGGGGGACCGCTATCGCAGGGCATCGTGCATGACCATTTCGTCACCTGCCCCCTGCACGATTTTGTCATCGACCTGACGACGGGGAAGGCGGTAGCGCCCGACGAAGGCTGCGCCAATAGCTACCCCGTGCGCGTTGAGCAGGGCATGGTCCTGATCTCCCTCGATCGCCCAGAAACAGCGACCGAAGCCGCTTGA